A segment of the Fusarium oxysporum f. sp. lycopersici 4287 chromosome 4, whole genome shotgun sequence genome:
GAACAAATTCTGTCAATGTCAGTCGTTTGTTTGTGTGATTGTTCTTTTGTTGTTGCCCGCAGTCAATCAATTTGTATCTATTCACGGTCACTGCCCAGCACTGCATTCACGGCTGTGCATTAGTGAGCTGCCAGCAGACAGGGGTTCAATTGCCGCCCTTTGCCTTCCACCAGGCTCCCATCGTTTGATCTCAATTTCCTGAAagaaaacaccatcaaagacTTTTAATCTTTGTCCTTAATCGTGCAGCTGTGCAATTAAAAGTCCCATTTGGAGGGCGACAAGCTGTCCCATCGCACATCGTATCCAAATCAGCAGAACATCCTCTTGGACCAACTGACATCATGCCTCGAGGTCGCCCTTCCACCCGGGGTACGCCCATCACTGCAGCAGATGGTAAGTCTGATGTTCATAAATGGTTATTATTTCTCACTAAAAAATTCTAGCTTCTAGAGATACATCTACTGCTTCTAATCGAATGACCCGCTCAGCCAGGACTAGAAGTCAGGCTGCCTCGTCTATACCAACTCCCACCCCAGCTGTAGATATTCAGCAAGATGCTCCCTCTGGGTCACGCCCAAGAGGAAGACCTAGGAAGAGTATCCCCGAAGTCGAGGCATCACCTCTGTCTCAATTTCCTACTTCTGACATCGCACTTCCCACTAAACGACGTGGCCGCCCAAGCAAAGCACCCATCATTGAGAGCGAGTCTGTATCATCAGTTCCCACGCCACTAGACCCAGATACAGGGAGCGATTATTCAACTCCTGCGTCTAGCAAAGTGCCAACCCCGGCAGCAGTCGATCATGGTAAATCAACTATCTTCGAAGTTCAACTTCCTGCTCCTTCTACCTCTCGCCCCGTTGACCGCGAGAGAGGTCTGCACAAGAGCGCATATTCTATGAACTCGAGGGCCAAAGGTCGGATGGTGATTGAAGACTCGGACGACGAAGATTTTGACAATTATCGAAACGCTCAAGTAGCTCGTCGCCTCCAGGATGAAGAACTCAAGCAAGCATCCAGTAccgcatcatcatcacttccCTTACGAAGAAGCACCAGACCTTCGCTCTCCGGTAGTTTCAACACTCCCGCTCAGGCTTCTGTCAAGCGAGAACGAGCATCGACCCTGACTGACTCTACCGCCAAGCGTGGTCGCCCAGCGAAAAAGCCTAAAGTCATCGCCGACTCAGATGACGAGGAAATTGACATGGATGCGGAGATAGCCCAAGGGCTTGACCTGGACAGCGGCTCGTCATTGAGCTCATACGAGGATGAATCCTTTGCCGATGATGACGCTAGCGACAAGGAAGCAGCTCGATACATCTCcagtgatgacgaagacgtTCCAATGGCTATGTCGAGAAAAGCGGCCGGAAAGCGGCCAGCACGTCCCATGGCACGCACCGTACCCCGTGTCAAGGCACCTGCTGCGACTTTTGCCCACTCCGCAAGGAAAGCCGCGCAAGCTGACGGCCCGTCTGGTGATGAGCTCGATGCATTGGAAAGCGCTTTAGGTGATGCTGAGTCTACAGACTTCGCAACTGATAACAATGACGGCTATATCGACTTGAGTAGTAGCGATGCTGATGCAGATGACGCCGATAACAGAGACCATCTCGCGACTATCGCCAACAACCGAAGGGCTTTCAGGAACCAGGGTGTGAGCAGACGTGCCATTAGAGAACGAGAGCGTTTGGAGAAAAACCACCCTGAGATCATAGGCATGTGGGACAGGATTAAAAAGGAGCCAGTGATCAAGGCTGGGAAGGCTACACAACCGGAAAGAATTTCACGCCAACTCAAGCCATTCCAACTTGAAGGTCTTGCttggatgatggagatggagaaggcaAAATACGAAGGTGGCTTACTCGGTGATGAGATGGGATTAGGCAAGACAATTCAGGCCGTGTCTCTGATTATGTCCGATTATCCCGCGAAACAGCCGTCGCTGGTTCTCGTGCCTCCAGTTGCGCTCATGCAATGGCAACAAGAGATCAAGTCTTACACCGATGGCGCCTTGAACACATTTGTTTTCCATGGAACAAACCAGAAGACCAAGGGGATCACCGTGAAGGAACTCAAGAAATTCGACGTTATCATGATGTCGTACAACAGTCTCGAGTCAGTCTATCGCAAGCAGGAAAAGGGTTTCAAGCGCAAGGATGGCATATACAAGGAGAAGAGTGCTATTCATGCGATCGATTTCCATCGGGTTATTCTGGACGAAGCACACTGTATCAAAACACGCACCACCATGACAGCCAAAGCATGCTTTGCTCTCAAGACTACCTACCGGTGGTGTCTGACGGGCACGCCTCTGCAGAACCGCATCGGAGAGTTCTTCTCTCTGGTTCGTTTCCTACAAGTCGACACCTTCGCGTCGTATCTCTGCAAGCAGTGTCCGTGCTCCACGCTTGAATGGTCGATGGACGAGCACAGTCGTTGCACTGGGTGCAAGCATCCGGGAGTGCAACATGTTTCTCTGTTCAACCAAGAGCTATTGAACCCTATTCAGAAATATGGGAATGCAGGCGCAGGCGCAACGGCTTTTGAAAGACTGCGTTTGATGACAGATCGCATCATGCTGCGCCGTCTAAAGAAAGACCACACCAACTCTATGGAACTTCCAGTCAAGGAGGTTTATGTTGACCGACAGTTTTTcggagaagaggagaacGACTTCGCGAACAGTATCATGACGAACGGCCAGCGCAAGTTTGATACGTATGTCGCTCAGGGTGTTCTCTTGAACAATTATGCCAACATTTTTGGCCTCATTATGCAGATGCGACAAGTTGCTGACCACCCTGATCTCATTCTGAAGAAGAACGCTGAAGGAGGGCAAAACGTGCTCGTTTGTTGCATCTGCGATGAGCCTGCCGAAGACACAATCCGTAGCAGGTGTAAGCATGACTTTTGCAGAGCCTGTGTCGGTAGCTACGTCCGCTCTACTGATGAACCTGATTGCCCCCGTTGTCACATCCCCCTCTCGATCGATCTGGAACAGCCAGAGATTGAGCAAGATGAGAATCTCGTCAAGAAaaactccatcatcaaccgaATCAAGATGGAGAACTGGACCTCCTCTTCCAAAATTGAACTTCTAGTCCATGAGCTACACAAACTTCGCTCTGACAACGCCTCACACAAGTCGATCATCTTCTCTCAGTTTACTACCATGCTGCAGCTCATCGAGTGGCGTCTCCGTCGGGCTGGTATCACTACAGTCATGCTCGATGGTAGCATGACACCTGCCCAACGACAGGCCTCGATCGAGCATTTCATGAACAACGTGGACGTTGAATGCTTCCTGGTTTCTCtcaaggctggtggtgtGGCACTGAACCTCACCGAAGCCTCTCGAGTATTCATTGTTGACCCGTAAGTGTCTGAAACGAACATTGTTATCTGAGTAGCTGCTAACAATTACATAGATGGTGGAATCCAGCCGCTGAGTGGCAGTCCGCTGACCGATGCCATCGCATTGGACAAACTCGACCCTGCACTATCACGCGACTGTGTATCGAGGATTCTGTTGAAAGTCGAATGGTGTTGAttcaggagaagaagactaACATGATTCACTCCACTGTCAACTCGGACACCAAGGCCATGGAATCGCTCACCCCCCAGGACATGCAATTCCTCTTCCGTGGTTCATAGACGAACTGGGACAACGGCACAGAGCAAAGAGCAAAGACCTTCACAAAAACTAACTGGTCTTTATGAAAACTGGAAATACGGGGACATGAATATGTACAGCATGTGGCATTGGTCACCAGACATGCAGGGTGTACGCATGGAGTTTGGAGTTGACATCAGTAAAGATGCCTTGTTCCTTAGAACGATTTGATTTTGGCACTCGGAGATTCAAACATGTATAAATTTAATGAACGAATTAAAGTATCTGAGAAGACCTGTGTGACCCCGTGATTTGTAATAAATGCAGGTGCCGTGGTACAACATGTCTCGCAAGGGATTACAGAGGTGTCTGAGATTGACAGTTCAGAAATTAATTATGATCTAATATCCGTCTATCTAGCTCTTTTCTCGTTTTCAAATATTGACTGTCAACTTTTGTGTTTCTATTTTCATCGGCCCATGATGAGATTCAAAACATACGAACAAAAAGATTCTCCAAAGAGAACACGAAAGAAATGGTTTCGCTAGCCATTAAGGTGTAAGAAGTGATTGAAATCACAGACCAAGAAGGGCCTTGGCACCAGGCTCGCTGCAGACGTAGATAACGTCGTGGGCGTTGGAGAAGCCGTTGAACTGAGTGGCAGAGCACTTTGTGTAGGCACCCATGTCCTCGAAGTACAGCCAGTCACCGACATCGAGAATGGAGTCGAAGCGAGTGCTCTCAGTGATGCGGTCGATGCCATCGCAGGTAGGACCCCAGACGGAATACTCGAAGCCCTCGCCCTCGGGAGTGGGATGGGCAGCGGTGGTCTCGAAGAGGGTCTTACCGGAGGCGCGGAGAACCTTGGCGATAGGCTGCTGGTGGTCAAACATGATGTTTGAGAAGTTGCCGTAAACGCCATCGTTGACGTAGAGCATGTAGCCCTTGCCATCGAGAGTGGGGTCCTCAACAGTTCGGC
Coding sequences within it:
- a CDS encoding adenosinetriphosphatase — translated: MPRGRPSTRGTPITAADASRDTSTASNRMTRSARTRSQAASSIPTPTPAVDIQQDAPSGSRPRGRPRKSIPEVEASPLSQFPTSDIALPTKRRGRPSKAPIIESESVSSVPTPLDPDTGSDYSTPASSKVPTPAAVDHGKSTIFEVQLPAPSTSRPVDRERGLHKSAYSMNSRAKGRMVIEDSDDEDFDNYRNAQVARRLQDEELKQASSTASSSLPLRRSTRPSLSGSFNTPAQASVKRERASTLTDSTAKRGRPAKKPKVIADSDDEEIDMDAEIAQGLDLDSGSSLSSYEDESFADDDASDKEAARYISSDDEDVPMAMSRKAAGKRPARPMARTVPRVKAPAATFAHSARKAAQADGPSGDELDALESALGDAESTDFATDNNDGYIDLSSSDADADDADNRDHLATIANNRRAFRNQGVSRRAIRERERLEKNHPEIIGMWDRIKKEPVIKAGKATQPERISRQLKPFQLEGLAWMMEMEKAKYEGGLLGDEMGLGKTIQAVSLIMSDYPAKQPSLVLVPPVALMQWQQEIKSYTDGALNTFVFHGTNQKTKGITVKELKKFDVIMMSYNSLESVYRKQEKGFKRKDGIYKEKSAIHAIDFHRVILDEAHCIKTRTTMTAKACFALKTTYRWCLTGTPLQNRIGEFFSLVRFLQVDTFASYLCKQCPCSTLEWSMDEHSRCTGCKHPGVQHVSLFNQELLNPIQKYGNAGAGATAFERLRLMTDRIMLRRLKKDHTNSMELPVKEVYVDRQFFGEEENDFANSIMTNGQRKFDTYVAQGVLLNNYANIFGLIMQMRQVADHPDLILKKNAEGGQNVLVCCICDEPAEDTIRSRCKHDFCRACVGSYVRSTDEPDCPRCHIPLSIDLEQPEIEQDENLVKKNSIINRIKMENWTSSSKIELLVHELHKLRSDNASHKSIIFSQFTTMLQLIEWRLRRAGITTVMLDGSMTPAQRQASIEHFMNNVDVECFLVSLKAGGVALNLTEASRVFIVDPWWNPAAEWQSADRCHRIGQTRPCTITRLCIEDSVESRMVLIQEKKTNMIHSTVNSDTKAMESLTPQDMQFLFRGS